GTATTGGGGAAACATTTCCACAAGGTTTTTTCAAATAATCAAGACCTTATTAATTTGTTAACCAATTGTTTAAAAGGTCAAGAAACAAAAGAGTATATTACTAAACATTCTAGCCCACAAGAACTTCAACTAATGGCCAACACCTCCATATTATTTGACCCCCATAAAAAAGTAGTGGGAGCAATTTTAAGTTGCCGTGATGTTACTGCCCGTATGCGTCTGGAAGAACAAATGAGACGGCAGGAAAGGTTGGCTGCTTTGGGGAAACTTGTAACAGGTGTTGCCCATGAAATTAAGAATCCACTAACATCAATCAGTGGATATATTCAATTCTGGTTAAAAAGCAAGTCTCCTACCACCAAGTCTTTAAACACAATTTATCGTGAAGTAAGAAGGTTGGACTCCATTGTTAATAAACTTCTTTTTTTCAGCAGACCCACCCATGCAGTGATGTCAAAGGTTTCCCTAAATGAATTTGTTGACAGAGTTTTAAATTTTTTTAAGGAAACACATGCAGATAATATTTGTTTTACAATTTGTTGCGAGGAGAATTTACCAAAGGTATATATTGATCCGGATCAGGTGGAGCAAGTACTTATGAATATTATTTACAATGGTGTTCAGGCGATGCCCGAAGGTGGCGAAATATCTGTGGAGACGGGTTCTAGTAAAAGTGATACTATGATTTATGTTGAAATTCGAGATACTGGTTTTGGGATAGAGAATGAATTATTAGAGAAGATATTTGATCCTTTCTTTACAACCCGTGCCAAAGGCACTGGGCTGGGCTTAACCATTGCTGATGAAATCATTCGGTCCCATGGTGGAAGAATTGAGATCAAAAGTCAAGTGGGAGTGGGTACTATTGTTCGTGTCCTATTCCCCATAGACAGTTAATAAACAAGGGACAGTCCTTTAGGGGGTGACGGTAAATGGTCAAAAAGCGGGTTCTCGTAGTGGATGATGAAGAAAGTGTAAGACAGTTTCTGTATGACGTTTTGACAGAGGAAAAATACCAAGTGGCTACTGCAGCAAATGGCCTTCAGTGTCAGGATAAATTAATGCAATTCAAGCCGGATGTCCTTATTACAGATATACGAATGCCTGAAAAAGATGGTTTTGGCTTGTTGGAACAGATCAAATCAGCCGGTTTAAATATACCTGTTATTCTAATGACAGCCTTTGGTACCACGGAAGTGGCGATAAAAGCGATGAAGCTGGGGGCCTTTGATTATATTGTTAAGCCCTTTGATTTAGATGAGTTTCTAGATCTTATCCAACGGGCAGTGGCCCAATCAGATACGGTGGCTACGTTTCCCCAGGCTCAAGAACCAGCAAGTTCTACTGGCATTAATATAATCGGGAATTCTCCTAGTATGCGGAACGTGTATAAAGATATTGGGCGGGTAGCTGACAGTAACGCCACTGTTTTAATACAGGGAGAGAGCGGTACAGGGAAGGAATTGGTGGCCAGAGCCATCCACTATAATAGTTCACGACGGAATAACCCCTTTATCAAAGTAAATTGTGCAAACTTACCTGATAGTCTACTGGAAAGTGAGCTATTCGGTTATGAAAAAGGAGCTTTTACCGGGGCCAGCTCTTTAAAGGTAGGGAGATTTGAGTTAGCCCATGAGGGTACTATTTTTTTTGATGAAATTGGTGAGATTAGTCTTGCAACTCAGGCAAAACTACTTAGAGCAATTCAGGAAAAGGAATTTGACCGGGTAGGCGGTACAAAAACCATCAAGGTTAATGTTCGTATTCTGGCTGCCACCAATCGAAAACTCAAGCAAAGTGTTAGAGAAGGAGAGTTTCGAGAGGATTTGTTTTTTCGGTTAAACGTAGTGAATATTGAAATACCTCCTTTGCGTGACAGAAAGGAAGATATTCCCTTACTAATTGCTCACTTTCTTGCCAAATATAACAAGGAATTTAACAAGGAAATTAAGGGTTTTTCAAAAGAAGCCATTAAATTATTAATTGGCTATGATTGGCCAGGCAATGTTCGGGAACTGGAAAATGTTGTTGAAAGATCAATCATTATGGCTAGGGGAGCGATCATTGTTCCGGAGGATATCCAACTGGGGGCAACGGTTTCACAACAACCCACTGAATTAGAAATCCTTGATGAAAATTTATCCCTAAAACAAATTATTTCGGATGTTGAGCGGAAGGTTATTTTAAAAGCACTGGAAGAGAATAATTGGTGCCGTACCACTGTTGCAAAGGTTTTAAAAATCAACAGAAGATCCCTGTATGCAAAAATGAAAGAGCTAGGCATTGAAGAAAATGGGTAAAAATTGCCCAGGTTGTGTATAATTTACTCACGTTTGTCATCACCTGATGGGGTAGTAACGATAAAGAAACGGCTATTACAGTCGTTTCTTTTATTTATTTAGAGATCAATTTTTGGCATTAAATTTGCTAAGTAATAGATTAAATGCTTTAAGAGGGGCTGAGATGGATGGAACATATTTTTTTCTCAGGATCATTTATATTTTTGTTCATTGGCATGCTTGGTGGCATTCTTTATCCGGTCTTGGGGAATGCAGGAATTTATATGATTGTTCCACTTTTAATGTTGCTGACCGGTTTGCCGGCGGACATGGCAGTACCCATTGGTTTGGCTCATTTTGCTGCACTCATTATCCCTGCGGCAGTTGGCCATTGGCAGACGGGAAATCTTGATTACAAACTGTTGCTACTGATTATGATAGGATTCATTCCTGGCTTGTTCTTAGCCGAAAGAATACAATTAAACCTTTATGTATTTATACCTTATCTTATTCTTCTGGTGGGAGCGATCATCTACAAAATTCGCCCCTTTGCTTTACTTCCAAAGCCCAACAATCATTTTAGGAAAATAACACTGCGTGTTATTAATCAATTGCCTGGCAAGACATTCTTAACTTTTAGTGGTATTAAGGTATCTTTCATTGTACCCATTATTGTGGGAGGGTTACTATCCTTTACAGGTAAATTATTTGGCCCAATTGCAGCCCTTCTACTTTGTCCTATACTGATAATTTGTCTTGATATTCCGGTTATGGTTGCTGTTGCAACTTCAACAGTTTGTAATTTTATTGGTATGTTATCCTTTGCCATGTGGAATGATTTTTTGATGATACCATTGAACCTGAAAATATTACTTTGGTTGTTCCTGGGTTCTTCCATCACTGTATTGGTACTTTCTTCTGTGATAAAAAAGAAACTTTATCCGGTTCCAGTGGCTGCGTTACTTGTTCTAATTACATCCTTTACCCTTTGGACTCTTATGTTAGGCCAGCCCGGCCATCAAGTTCTTATCCAGCAGTTCAGCTTTCCCAGTAATCTTCTTGGCTGGTTTGGGGGTGTTCAGGGATGAGAGGGATTGTTGTAATGATGCTGGTTTCAATATTGTTCCCGGTGCATGCCCTGGCTTCCACTATTACTTGCCAGCTTTCCCGTAATGAGTGCGAGGTTGGTTTGGACCCGGCCAAAGAGAAAATAGTTGTTTTTGGTGAGGGACCAGAGGATGCACCTATCATCATAAAATTACAAGGTCCTAAACGACCGGTATTAGTAAGTCTTTATAAGGATCAATCCTTTATCAAATTTAATGAAATAGAAGTTCAGGGACTTCCTGGATATTACCAAATATTAACCTCTATCCCTATTGATAAGATAGATTCAGAGTTGTGGTATCAGCTAGGGGTATCATCTGGTTACGAACAGCTTAAGACAGATGCATGGATAAGAATGCGTCAGAATGCCGAAGATTCCTATAGCAAGCACCAACAGGACTATATAAACCTTGCCCTACAACAAAAGGAGAATGATCATCTCTATGCAATTAGGCAAGGAGTTGTGGAGAGGAATGGCAGAGAGTACCGGGTAGAAATCCCTCTGATTGCCGGTATGCCCATAGGTCAAATAAAAGTTACAACCATGACGGTGATGGATAATGAAATCCTTTATTCACAACCTCAACTTTTAAACATTAAACCAGCGTCCTTACTGTCCTTAGGTTCCCAAGAAGTGTCGATATCAGCCATGCTAGTTA
This genomic interval from Desulforamulus reducens MI-1 contains the following:
- a CDS encoding sigma-54-dependent transcriptional regulator → MVKKRVLVVDDEESVRQFLYDVLTEEKYQVATAANGLQCQDKLMQFKPDVLITDIRMPEKDGFGLLEQIKSAGLNIPVILMTAFGTTEVAIKAMKLGAFDYIVKPFDLDEFLDLIQRAVAQSDTVATFPQAQEPASSTGINIIGNSPSMRNVYKDIGRVADSNATVLIQGESGTGKELVARAIHYNSSRRNNPFIKVNCANLPDSLLESELFGYEKGAFTGASSLKVGRFELAHEGTIFFDEIGEISLATQAKLLRAIQEKEFDRVGGTKTIKVNVRILAATNRKLKQSVREGEFREDLFFRLNVVNIEIPPLRDRKEDIPLLIAHFLAKYNKEFNKEIKGFSKEAIKLLIGYDWPGNVRELENVVERSIIMARGAIIVPEDIQLGATVSQQPTELEILDENLSLKQIISDVERKVILKALEENNWCRTTVAKVLKINRRSLYAKMKELGIEENG
- a CDS encoding sulfite exporter TauE/SafE family protein; translated protein: MEHIFFSGSFIFLFIGMLGGILYPVLGNAGIYMIVPLLMLLTGLPADMAVPIGLAHFAALIIPAAVGHWQTGNLDYKLLLLIMIGFIPGLFLAERIQLNLYVFIPYLILLVGAIIYKIRPFALLPKPNNHFRKITLRVINQLPGKTFLTFSGIKVSFIVPIIVGGLLSFTGKLFGPIAALLLCPILIICLDIPVMVAVATSTVCNFIGMLSFAMWNDFLMIPLNLKILLWLFLGSSITVLVLSSVIKKKLYPVPVAALLVLITSFTLWTLMLGQPGHQVLIQQFSFPSNLLGWFGGVQG
- a CDS encoding TIGR02186 family protein, which encodes MRGIVVMMLVSILFPVHALASTITCQLSRNECEVGLDPAKEKIVVFGEGPEDAPIIIKLQGPKRPVLVSLYKDQSFIKFNEIEVQGLPGYYQILTSIPIDKIDSELWYQLGVSSGYEQLKTDAWIRMRQNAEDSYSKHQQDYINLALQQKENDHLYAIRQGVVERNGREYRVEIPLIAGMPIGQIKVTTMTVMDNEILYSQPQLLNIKPASLLSLGSQEVSISAMLVITLFMVPIILLTVAQILEFIEQKREQERRAQLLKQIWQ